One Hydrogenophaga crassostreae genomic region harbors:
- a CDS encoding thioesterase family protein gives MSKTTTPPREFEPAFVAGLKAIFEEKIVFNKVLGLTITSLLPERVVATIAMKPDLIGHYSHNRLHGGVISAGLDAMGGLACMAAIGARHMDESPEQRLHRFGKLGTIDLRVDYLRPGIGEHFELRAEVMRLGSRVASTRMEFFGADGKLLSTGSGAYIVS, from the coding sequence ATGAGCAAAACCACCACACCACCACGCGAATTTGAACCGGCGTTTGTTGCCGGCCTGAAGGCCATTTTTGAAGAAAAAATTGTGTTCAACAAGGTCCTTGGTTTGACGATCACCAGCCTTTTGCCTGAGCGCGTGGTGGCCACCATCGCCATGAAACCCGACCTGATTGGCCATTACAGCCACAACCGTCTGCATGGCGGGGTGATCAGCGCCGGTCTCGACGCCATGGGCGGCCTGGCCTGCATGGCCGCCATCGGCGCACGCCACATGGACGAATCGCCCGAACAGCGCCTGCACCGGTTTGGCAAGCTGGGCACCATCGATCTCCGGGTCGACTACCTGCGCCCGGGTATCGGTGAGCACTTTGAACTCCGCGCCGAAGTCATGCGCCTGGGCTCGCGCGTGGCCTCGACCCGCATGGAGTTCTTCGGCGCCGACGGCAAGTTGCTGTCGACAGGCTCTGGCGCCTACATCGTTTCTTGA
- a CDS encoding PAS-domain containing protein has translation MPILRRKGTPRSDRGTHVARLRQPTTWISLVIRQLSWGLLLVFCVIGNGWAQAPQSGARPTSIVVVTDDNYPPFIFRDSSGQVQGILKDSWALWAKHTGITVDLQAMDWGKAQAIMAAGQADVIDTIFKTEARSALYDFSEPFAKLDVPIFFHQSISGIVNVDSLKGFTVGVKDGDACIDFLLSQGVDSIKKYPSYLDVIAAAGADEVRVFCVDQPPAVYLLNQLGIANRFRQSMPLYTGEFHRAVRKGNTALLKTVEDGFAQITAAERQQIDHKWYGSTVAASGLMRFADYARDAAYGLLGIFFLAMALVFWNLTLRGRVAKKTAELSQTIDALNEAKTAAEQSLGQLNATLVAIPDLMFEVDLEGRYHEVHSASDSLLAAPASRLLGKTISDVMPADAAGITMSALREANEKGDSRGKQIRLEVPEGVRWFELSIARKPVESGQAHRFIALSRDITDRKRFEDALATKTALLRDTFDNMSEGISIVDGNLRLAGWNRRFAELLELPESLLNENTTFTDIIRFNALRGEYGPGDPEEQVRERVKLALHPQPHHIERARPNGSVIEVRGVPLPGGGIVSTYTDITARKQAEAARESLEGQLRESQKMQAIGTLAGGIAHDFNNIIAAILGNTNLARQDASDNPQVLESLEEIHKSATRARSLVQQILSFSRRQPTARKLASMVTVIEESVRLFRATLPGRVMIELQADGETPLVLADPMQIQQVAINLVNNAMQAIGDASGRIGIRLDTVMLDTKFVEAHPALRGLHAAHPGRTVRLSIADNGPGMDAATMARVFEPFFTTKPIDEGTGLGLSVVLGIVQTHEGAITVDSQPGKGATFTVYLPAAQAIADAATSPEPAHPASAAAADPSSDLRILYLDDDESLVFLVTRLLGRRGYQVKGFIDQHEALTAIREDPAAFDLVVSDYNMPGLSGLDVAREIRTIRADLPVAVASGFIDEVLQAQAGGAGVRELIFKAGAGEEFCAAFERLAETVKESLNRG, from the coding sequence ATGCCAATCCTGCGTCGCAAAGGTACGCCTCGCAGCGACCGCGGCACACACGTCGCGCGGTTGCGGCAGCCAACCACATGGATTTCTTTGGTGATTCGCCAGTTGTCCTGGGGGCTTCTGCTGGTTTTCTGCGTGATCGGCAATGGCTGGGCCCAGGCCCCGCAATCCGGCGCACGTCCAACATCGATCGTTGTTGTCACCGACGACAACTACCCGCCGTTCATCTTTCGCGATTCCTCGGGCCAGGTGCAAGGCATTCTCAAGGACAGTTGGGCATTGTGGGCGAAGCACACCGGCATCACCGTCGATCTGCAGGCCATGGACTGGGGCAAGGCACAAGCCATCATGGCAGCAGGGCAAGCCGATGTCATCGACACCATATTCAAGACCGAAGCACGCAGTGCCCTATACGATTTCAGCGAGCCGTTTGCCAAGCTCGACGTGCCGATTTTCTTTCATCAAAGCATCAGCGGAATCGTCAACGTCGACTCGCTCAAGGGGTTCACCGTTGGTGTCAAGGATGGCGACGCCTGCATCGATTTCCTGCTCTCGCAAGGTGTCGACAGCATCAAAAAGTACCCCAGCTACCTGGATGTCATTGCCGCAGCAGGCGCCGACGAGGTGCGGGTTTTCTGTGTCGATCAACCTCCTGCCGTCTATTTGCTCAACCAGCTTGGTATTGCCAATCGGTTTCGCCAATCCATGCCTTTGTACACGGGCGAATTCCACCGTGCGGTGCGAAAGGGCAACACCGCGCTGTTGAAAACAGTTGAAGACGGATTCGCACAGATCACCGCCGCCGAACGGCAGCAGATAGACCACAAATGGTACGGATCCACGGTCGCGGCCTCAGGACTCATGCGCTTTGCAGACTATGCACGAGATGCCGCATACGGCCTGCTGGGCATCTTTTTTCTGGCAATGGCCCTGGTGTTCTGGAACCTCACCTTGCGCGGGCGCGTGGCGAAGAAAACGGCAGAACTGTCCCAAACCATCGATGCCCTGAACGAAGCAAAAACCGCAGCGGAGCAATCACTGGGGCAACTGAATGCCACACTGGTCGCGATTCCCGACCTGATGTTCGAGGTTGACCTCGAAGGCAGATACCACGAAGTCCATTCCGCCAGCGACAGCTTGCTTGCGGCGCCCGCGTCAAGGCTGCTCGGCAAAACCATCAGCGACGTGATGCCTGCAGATGCGGCCGGCATCACCATGTCGGCGTTGCGCGAGGCCAATGAAAAAGGCGATTCGCGCGGGAAGCAGATCCGGTTGGAGGTGCCCGAAGGCGTGCGCTGGTTCGAGCTGTCCATTGCCCGCAAGCCGGTTGAATCCGGACAGGCCCACCGGTTTATCGCCCTATCCAGAGACATCACAGATCGCAAGCGTTTCGAGGATGCGCTGGCGACCAAGACCGCATTGCTGCGCGACACCTTCGACAACATGAGCGAAGGGATCAGCATCGTGGACGGCAACCTGCGACTCGCTGGATGGAACCGGCGCTTCGCCGAACTGCTCGAACTCCCCGAGTCATTGCTCAACGAAAACACCACCTTCACCGACATCATCCGATTCAACGCACTGCGCGGTGAGTACGGCCCAGGGGATCCAGAGGAGCAAGTGCGTGAGCGCGTAAAACTGGCCCTCCATCCTCAACCCCATCACATCGAACGCGCCAGGCCCAACGGCAGCGTGATTGAAGTTCGCGGCGTACCGCTCCCTGGAGGCGGAATTGTTTCCACCTACACCGACATCACGGCTCGCAAGCAGGCCGAGGCCGCGCGCGAGTCGCTGGAAGGTCAATTGCGCGAGTCACAGAAGATGCAGGCGATTGGCACCCTTGCCGGTGGCATCGCCCACGACTTCAACAACATCATCGCTGCGATTCTCGGCAACACGAACCTGGCGCGGCAGGATGCGAGCGACAACCCCCAGGTCCTGGAAAGCCTGGAAGAAATTCACAAGTCGGCAACCCGCGCCCGTTCTCTGGTGCAGCAGATACTCTCCTTCAGCCGCCGCCAGCCAACCGCGCGGAAGCTGGCCTCGATGGTCACCGTCATCGAAGAGTCCGTGCGCTTGTTCCGTGCCACCCTACCTGGCCGGGTAATGATCGAGCTCCAGGCCGACGGAGAGACGCCACTTGTACTTGCCGATCCCATGCAGATTCAGCAGGTGGCCATCAATCTGGTCAACAACGCCATGCAGGCGATTGGCGACGCGTCCGGGCGCATTGGTATCAGGCTCGACACCGTCATGCTTGACACCAAGTTCGTCGAGGCCCACCCGGCATTGCGCGGGCTGCATGCGGCGCACCCCGGTCGCACGGTTCGGCTTTCGATTGCCGACAACGGCCCGGGCATGGATGCCGCCACGATGGCGCGGGTCTTCGAGCCGTTCTTCACCACCAAGCCAATCGATGAGGGTACCGGTCTGGGCCTCTCGGTGGTGCTTGGCATCGTGCAGACCCACGAAGGCGCCATCACGGTGGACAGCCAGCCTGGAAAGGGGGCGACATTCACGGTCTACCTGCCAGCAGCGCAAGCCATCGCAGACGCAGCGACGTCCCCCGAGCCTGCGCATCCCGCGAGCGCAGCCGCTGCAGACCCGAGCAGCGACCTGCGCATTCTGTATCTCGATGACGATGAGTCCCTGGTGTTTCTGGTCACCCGCCTGCTGGGGAGGCGCGGATACCAAGTGAAGGGGTTTATCGACCAGCACGAGGCGCTGACAGCAATCCGGGAAGACCCGGCGGCGTTTGACCTGGTGGTCAGCGACTACAACATGCCGGGCCTGTCCGGACTGGATGTGGCCCGTGAAATCCGGACGATTCGCGCCGACCTGCCGGTCGCGGTGGCATCCGGGTTCATCGATGAAGTGCTTCAAGCTCAGGCCGGCGGCGCGGGGGTGCGGGAGCTGATCTTCAAAGCCGGTGCCGGCGAGGAGTTTTGCGCGGCATTTGAACGGCTGGCAGAAACGGTGAAGGAGTCATTGAACCGAGGGTAG
- a CDS encoding AMP-dependent synthetase/ligase, with protein sequence MSYLWDLSAIQPQPNVVMQGDTMPAVFWHAVKARGPKVWMRQKDFGIWRTWTWNQTGDAVRDIGHGLMSLGFESRETASILSNTNIEWVLCDLAVLSANGVSNGIYPTDAAEQVEYLCQDSSTTVLFVEDDEQLDKVLAVREQLPKLKKIVVFDMEGLRDFDDPQVISLDDLRALGREHLKHNPEALNQRTAACKPEDLAILVYTSGTTGRPKGAMHSHHGLVYTVRGYNTLIARDENDECMCFLPLCHIAERMGGEYFSLYTGAKLNFVENPETVPENVREIAPTVFTAVPRVWEKFYSGVMISLKEAGAVQQAAYAWAIGVGQRVADQVLKGETISEGLKLQFRIARLLALNNVRKLIGIHRARFLVTGAAPISPELVRWYLALGLPMLEVWGMTETCGASTGIPADRIKPGSIGPAADYNEVRIDPLTGEILVRGPNVFMGYLNLPEKTAETIDKEGWLHTGDVGLVDEEGFFRITDRMKDIIITAGGKNITPSELENELKFSPYVTDAVVIGDKLPYLTVIIMIDQENVEKFAQDNDVPFSNYASLTRAPEVQQVIQDVIDGVNKKFARVEQIKKFFLLDTQLSAEDEELTPTMKLKRKLVQEKYAPQIQAMYAK encoded by the coding sequence ATGAGCTACCTCTGGGATCTTTCCGCGATTCAGCCGCAGCCCAACGTGGTGATGCAAGGCGACACCATGCCTGCTGTTTTCTGGCACGCCGTGAAAGCGCGCGGACCCAAGGTGTGGATGCGCCAGAAAGACTTCGGTATCTGGCGCACCTGGACCTGGAACCAGACGGGCGATGCCGTGCGCGACATCGGCCATGGCCTGATGTCCCTGGGCTTTGAATCACGCGAGACAGCGTCGATCCTGTCCAACACCAACATCGAATGGGTGTTGTGCGACCTCGCGGTGTTGAGCGCCAACGGTGTGTCCAACGGTATCTATCCCACGGATGCGGCCGAGCAGGTCGAGTACCTCTGCCAGGACTCTTCGACCACCGTGCTGTTTGTGGAAGACGACGAACAACTCGACAAGGTGCTGGCGGTTCGCGAGCAGTTGCCCAAGCTCAAAAAAATCGTTGTGTTCGACATGGAGGGCCTGCGCGATTTCGACGATCCGCAAGTCATCAGCCTGGATGACCTGCGCGCGCTGGGCCGCGAGCACCTGAAGCACAACCCTGAAGCGCTGAACCAGCGCACAGCGGCCTGCAAGCCCGAAGACCTGGCCATTCTGGTCTACACCTCGGGCACCACCGGGCGGCCCAAAGGCGCCATGCACAGCCACCATGGACTGGTCTACACCGTGCGGGGCTACAACACGCTCATCGCGCGCGACGAAAACGACGAGTGCATGTGCTTTCTGCCGCTGTGCCACATCGCCGAGCGCATGGGCGGCGAGTATTTTTCGCTCTACACCGGCGCCAAGCTCAACTTCGTCGAGAACCCCGAAACCGTGCCCGAGAACGTGCGCGAGATCGCGCCCACGGTGTTCACCGCCGTGCCGCGCGTGTGGGAGAAGTTCTATTCAGGCGTGATGATTTCGCTCAAGGAGGCTGGCGCGGTTCAGCAGGCCGCTTACGCCTGGGCCATTGGTGTGGGTCAGCGCGTGGCCGATCAGGTTTTGAAGGGTGAAACCATTTCAGAGGGGTTGAAACTGCAATTTCGGATAGCGCGCCTGCTGGCGCTCAACAACGTGCGCAAGCTCATCGGCATCCACAGGGCGCGTTTCCTGGTCACGGGTGCCGCGCCCATTTCCCCCGAACTGGTGCGCTGGTATCTGGCGCTGGGTCTGCCCATGCTCGAAGTCTGGGGCATGACCGAAACCTGCGGCGCTTCTACCGGCATTCCCGCCGACAGAATCAAGCCGGGCTCCATTGGCCCTGCCGCCGACTACAACGAAGTGCGCATCGATCCGCTCACAGGCGAAATTCTTGTGCGCGGGCCAAATGTGTTCATGGGCTACCTCAACCTGCCCGAGAAGACCGCCGAGACCATCGACAAAGAAGGCTGGCTGCACACGGGCGACGTGGGCCTGGTCGATGAGGAAGGGTTTTTCCGCATCACCGACCGCATGAAAGACATCATCATTACCGCAGGCGGTAAAAACATCACACCGAGCGAACTGGAAAACGAGTTGAAGTTTTCACCCTACGTCACCGACGCAGTGGTGATTGGCGACAAGTTGCCCTACCTCACCGTGATCATCATGATCGATCAGGAGAACGTCGAGAAATTTGCGCAAGACAACGACGTGCCCTTCTCGAACTACGCCAGCCTCACCCGTGCGCCAGAGGTGCAGCAGGTGATTCAGGACGTGATTGATGGTGTGAACAAGAAATTTGCCCGGGTCGAACAGATCAAAAAGTTCTTCCTGCTCGATACCCAGCTCAGCGCCGAAGACGAGGAACTCACCCCCACCATGAAGCTCAAACGCAAGCTGGTTCAAGAAAAATACGCTCCCCAGATTCAGGCCATGTACGCCAAATAG
- a CDS encoding signal peptide prediction encodes MRSRPTAKWQTQAVRWARVAWASPNSMLGLAFGILLIPSGARMRVVDGVFEIAALRSAPNRRWPFAAITFGHVILGTHANELERLRAHERVHVLQCERWGPLFLPAYFLAGAWQWTRGRNAYWDNPFEVEARRVGGC; translated from the coding sequence ATGCGCAGCAGGCCCACCGCCAAGTGGCAAACCCAAGCGGTGCGCTGGGCCCGCGTGGCCTGGGCTTCACCCAATTCAATGTTGGGTCTGGCCTTCGGCATCTTGCTGATCCCATCCGGCGCGCGCATGCGGGTGGTGGATGGCGTGTTTGAAATCGCCGCCCTGCGCAGCGCACCCAACCGCCGCTGGCCCTTCGCCGCCATCACCTTCGGCCATGTGATTCTTGGTACCCATGCCAACGAACTGGAGCGTTTGCGCGCGCATGAGCGGGTGCATGTGTTGCAGTGTGAGCGTTGGGGTCCACTGTTTCTTCCCGCTTATTTTTTGGCCGGCGCCTGGCAATGGACGCGTGGGCGGAATGCCTATTGGGACAACCCGTTTGAGGTGGAGGCTCGGCGGGTTGGAGGGTGTTGA
- a CDS encoding acyl-CoA dehydrogenase family protein produces the protein MNAETATMHADGFSAHELRALIDTVERFAREEIVPHVAAWEAAGEIPRELYGKAAGLGLLGLGYPEHLGGTPAPWRARNALSQTLARVGGSGGLVASLLSLNIGLPPVLAHGSAELQAAVVPPVLRGDAIAALGITEPGGGSDVASLRTTARRDGDHYVVNGEKVFITSGMRCDWLTLAARTAPESKGASGISMLLVPCDAPGLSRTQLDKMGWHCSDTAHLRFDNLRVPVSNLLGEEGGGFRIIMGNFNGERLAMSAIALGFSQACFEEALSWARQRQTFGAPLIERQVIRHKLMDMQMRVQSTQAWVDVLTARADAGDTGTEWVAQVCLLKNHATQAMQFCADAAVQILGGMGFMRGTVSERVYREVKVMMIGGGAEEIMKELAARQSGL, from the coding sequence ATGAACGCAGAAACAGCAACAATGCATGCCGACGGGTTTTCCGCGCATGAACTGAGGGCCCTGATCGACACAGTGGAGCGCTTTGCACGAGAAGAAATCGTGCCCCATGTGGCTGCGTGGGAGGCCGCAGGTGAAATCCCGCGCGAACTCTACGGCAAAGCCGCCGGGCTCGGTTTGTTGGGCTTGGGCTACCCCGAGCACCTGGGCGGCACACCGGCGCCCTGGCGCGCACGCAATGCCCTGTCGCAAACCCTGGCCCGTGTGGGAGGCAGTGGCGGCCTGGTGGCGAGTCTGTTGTCGCTCAACATTGGCTTGCCGCCGGTGCTGGCCCACGGGTCGGCCGAGTTGCAGGCGGCGGTGGTGCCACCGGTGTTGCGTGGTGACGCCATTGCCGCACTGGGGATCACCGAGCCCGGCGGTGGCTCTGATGTGGCCAGCCTGCGGACCACGGCGCGCCGCGATGGTGATCACTATGTGGTCAACGGCGAAAAGGTGTTCATTACGTCGGGCATGCGCTGCGACTGGCTCACCCTGGCCGCGCGCACCGCGCCCGAGAGCAAGGGCGCCAGTGGCATTTCCATGTTGCTCGTGCCTTGTGACGCGCCCGGTCTCTCGCGCACACAGCTCGACAAAATGGGCTGGCACTGCTCAGACACCGCCCACCTGCGGTTCGACAACCTGCGGGTGCCCGTGTCGAACCTGTTGGGTGAAGAGGGTGGCGGCTTTCGCATCATCATGGGCAACTTCAATGGCGAACGGCTGGCCATGAGCGCCATTGCGCTGGGGTTTTCGCAGGCGTGTTTTGAAGAGGCCCTGTCGTGGGCTCGCCAGCGCCAGACCTTTGGTGCACCGCTGATTGAACGCCAGGTGATCCGCCACAAACTGATGGACATGCAAATGCGCGTTCAGTCCACACAGGCATGGGTGGACGTCTTGACGGCCCGCGCCGACGCTGGCGACACCGGCACCGAATGGGTGGCGCAGGTCTGCCTGCTGAAAAACCATGCCACCCAGGCCATGCAATTCTGCGCCGATGCCGCCGTGCAGATTCTGGGCGGCATGGGTTTCATGCGGGGTACGGTGAGCGAGCGTGTCTACCGCGAGGTCAAGGTCATGATGATCGGCGGCGGCGCCGAAGAAATCATGAAAGAACTGGCTGCACGACAATCCGGACTATGA
- a CDS encoding ABC transporter substrate-binding protein yields the protein MKLFQVTMISAAMALASGAALADQGVSKDEIVLGSIQDLSGPIAGFGKQLRLGMMLRVDEANEQGGVNGRKIKLLVEDSAYDPRRAVLAAQKLVNQDKIFAMIGHIGTATNMAAMPVQFQKGVINWFPVTAARQMYEPFHKLKYSYAAPYYDQMLLGAPKLAKEKGAKKVCAMYQDDDFGIEVLKGAEDGLKAAGMAMAESTSYKRGATDFSSQIQKLASEKCDMVVLGTIIRETIGAIATAKRLGFNPVFLGSSAAYTDLIHKLGGGAAMDGLYATMTVQNPYLDAASQPIRFWANKYQTKFNEEPTVFSVYGYNAVDAFLVAASKAGKNLTTDSFIKVMDNMTFPPDMFGGAEQTFTATKRLGSDSVRMSVIENGRWKVISEYIHK from the coding sequence ATGAAGCTATTTCAGGTCACCATGATCAGCGCCGCAATGGCCCTCGCCAGCGGTGCAGCCTTGGCAGATCAAGGCGTGAGCAAGGACGAAATTGTGCTCGGCTCAATTCAGGACTTGTCTGGCCCCATCGCCGGCTTTGGCAAGCAGCTGCGCTTGGGCATGATGCTGCGCGTTGACGAAGCCAACGAACAAGGCGGCGTCAATGGCCGCAAGATCAAGCTGCTGGTGGAAGACTCGGCCTACGATCCACGCCGCGCTGTGCTCGCCGCCCAAAAACTGGTCAACCAGGACAAGATCTTCGCCATGATCGGCCACATCGGCACCGCCACCAACATGGCCGCCATGCCGGTGCAGTTCCAGAAGGGCGTGATCAACTGGTTCCCTGTCACGGCTGCGCGCCAGATGTATGAGCCCTTCCACAAACTGAAATACTCTTATGCGGCGCCCTACTACGACCAGATGCTTCTGGGGGCCCCCAAGCTGGCCAAAGAAAAAGGCGCCAAGAAAGTGTGTGCCATGTACCAGGATGACGACTTCGGCATCGAGGTGCTGAAGGGCGCAGAAGATGGCCTGAAAGCCGCTGGCATGGCCATGGCCGAGTCCACGTCTTACAAGCGTGGTGCCACCGATTTCTCTTCGCAAATCCAGAAGCTGGCGTCGGAGAAATGCGACATGGTCGTGCTGGGCACCATCATTCGTGAAACCATCGGCGCCATCGCCACCGCCAAACGCCTGGGCTTCAACCCTGTCTTCCTGGGCTCCAGCGCAGCCTATACCGACCTGATTCACAAACTCGGCGGCGGTGCCGCCATGGATGGCCTCTACGCCACCATGACCGTACAAAACCCCTACCTTGATGCAGCCTCACAGCCCATCCGGTTCTGGGCCAACAAGTACCAGACCAAGTTCAACGAAGAGCCCACGGTGTTCTCGGTGTATGGGTACAACGCCGTGGATGCCTTCCTCGTGGCGGCCAGCAAGGCCGGCAAAAACCTCACCACCGACAGCTTCATCAAGGTCATGGACAACATGACATTCCCACCCGACATGTTCGGCGGCGCCGAGCAGACATTCACCGCCACCAAGCGCCTGGGCAGCGATTCGGTGCGCATGTCGGTGATTGAAAACGGTCGCTGGAAAGTGATATCCGAGTACATCCACAAGTGA
- a CDS encoding DUF2784 domain-containing protein, with protein MNAYTAAWLADTLLVLHVGIVVFVVSLLPLVLMGGVRGWRWVRRRSIRFTHLALMLVIATQAWMGRLCPLTVWEQALRQLAGQGAYRESFIEHWLSRLLYWSAPPWVFVAVYSAFALLVAWAWWWVRPGNGVPGRDQART; from the coding sequence ATGAACGCCTACACCGCCGCCTGGCTCGCTGACACGCTGCTGGTGCTGCACGTGGGCATCGTTGTGTTCGTGGTGAGCCTGCTTCCTCTGGTGCTGATGGGCGGTGTCAGGGGGTGGCGATGGGTGCGCCGGCGCAGCATTCGTTTCACCCACCTGGCGCTGATGCTCGTCATCGCCACCCAGGCCTGGATGGGCCGACTGTGCCCACTCACCGTATGGGAACAGGCGTTGCGACAACTGGCCGGCCAAGGGGCCTACCGCGAGAGCTTCATCGAACACTGGCTTTCTCGCCTGCTTTACTGGAGCGCACCGCCCTGGGTATTCGTGGCGGTGTACTCGGCGTTTGCGCTGCTGGTGGCGTGGGCCTGGTGGTGGGTGAGGCCGGGCAACGGTGTGCCAGGGCGAGACCAGGCACGGACTTGA